A stretch of Candidatus Neomarinimicrobiota bacterium DNA encodes these proteins:
- the proC gene encoding pyrroline-5-carboxylate reductase gives MQNSKLAIIGTGNIGMSIADGLLDSGSFQPDQMMLTRRKINRLARFSERGVLTTSDNVAAVEFADIVLIAVEPQQIDEVLTEIGPLLESDKHTLISVVTGVSIDQIQAHVGNGAAIVRAMPNTAISLRESITCLTSNDQSAAIEIGKSIFNTVGKTVVIDEELMGAATALGACGIAFFLRAIRAASQGGIEIGFHSDKALFIAAQVAKGAAELILKSGHHPESEIDKVTTPRGVTIAGLNQMEHEGFSSAMIKGIVTSANMASGVYKKG, from the coding sequence ATGCAAAACAGCAAACTGGCAATTATCGGTACTGGAAATATAGGGATGTCCATCGCAGATGGACTTTTGGATTCAGGCTCATTTCAACCTGACCAGATGATGCTGACACGTCGCAAAATCAATCGTCTCGCTCGTTTTAGTGAGCGTGGTGTTTTGACCACTTCAGATAATGTCGCTGCTGTTGAGTTCGCTGACATTGTTTTAATCGCTGTTGAGCCACAGCAAATCGACGAGGTGTTGACTGAAATTGGACCCCTCCTGGAATCAGATAAACATACACTCATTTCAGTGGTGACAGGCGTATCCATTGACCAGATTCAGGCACATGTTGGCAACGGAGCAGCCATTGTCCGAGCCATGCCCAACACAGCAATTTCACTGAGGGAATCCATTACCTGCCTGACTTCAAACGATCAGAGTGCGGCCATCGAAATTGGTAAATCAATTTTTAACACTGTGGGCAAAACGGTAGTTATCGATGAGGAACTTATGGGGGCTGCTACTGCACTTGGTGCCTGTGGCATCGCCTTCTTTCTCCGTGCTATTCGGGCCGCCTCCCAGGGAGGCATTGAAATCGGATTTCACTCAGATAAAGCCTTATTCATCGCAGCACAGGTTGCCAAGGGAGCGGCTGAACTCATCTTGAAATCAGGACACCATCCTGAGTCTGAAATTGATAAAGTTACCACTCCAAGAGGCGTCACCATCGCTGGACTGAATCAAATGGAACATGAAGGCTTCAGCTCAGCCATGATCAAGGGGATAGTAACTTCAGCCAATATGGCCAGTGGGGTTTACAAGAAGGGTTAA
- the thrC gene encoding threonine synthase — MKYISTKNISAPVSLKDAVLSGIPEDGGLYLPERIPTLTPQQIKALSTLSFEEIAQIMASEFLSTDIPSGEIRDIVANSMNLDVKLTQLSQGMSILETFHGPTMAFKDFGARFMARLMSYLIEGDERELTILVATSGDTGSAVASGFLGIPGIRVIILYPSGKVSPSQEKQLTTQGQNIQALEVSGNFDDCQRLAKRAFADRELRQRHLLSSANSINIARLIPQSFYYAFTSGQLSRNSGEFVISVPSGNFGNLTAGLMAKRMGVPIKHFIASTNSNDVFPEYLKSGTFKPRPSDQTISNAMDVGDPSNLSRIRYLFDDDINRIRAEISSWSFDDIKTREMIRQIFNKYDYIIDPHTAVGILGLEKYQEVHQSTLPGVVISTAHPAKFPESVEPVIGKKIPVPPQLAQYLKRKKQAVQMSTEYEDFRQYLRDALD, encoded by the coding sequence TTGAAATACATCAGCACAAAAAATATCAGCGCACCTGTGTCTCTTAAGGATGCAGTCCTTTCAGGCATACCAGAAGATGGGGGTTTATATCTCCCTGAAAGAATTCCCACCCTTACGCCACAACAGATAAAAGCCTTAAGTACCCTGTCCTTTGAGGAAATTGCCCAAATCATGGCCTCAGAATTTTTGTCCACAGATATTCCATCTGGTGAGATTCGTGACATTGTGGCCAACTCAATGAATCTGGATGTGAAATTGACCCAACTCAGTCAGGGGATGTCAATTCTGGAGACCTTTCATGGTCCCACCATGGCTTTCAAGGATTTTGGCGCACGCTTTATGGCACGTTTGATGTCGTATCTCATTGAGGGAGATGAGCGAGAGTTAACAATTCTGGTTGCTACCTCTGGAGATACAGGAAGTGCCGTTGCCAGTGGATTTCTGGGGATTCCCGGGATTCGAGTGATCATTCTCTATCCCAGTGGCAAGGTGAGTCCCTCTCAGGAAAAACAACTGACAACTCAGGGCCAAAATATTCAAGCATTGGAAGTATCCGGAAATTTTGATGATTGCCAACGATTGGCAAAAAGGGCCTTCGCTGATAGAGAGTTACGTCAGAGACACCTACTTTCTTCGGCAAATTCCATCAATATTGCCCGTCTTATCCCTCAATCATTTTATTACGCCTTTACATCGGGACAATTGAGCCGGAATTCAGGTGAATTTGTTATTTCAGTGCCTTCCGGAAATTTCGGGAACCTCACTGCAGGCCTTATGGCAAAACGTATGGGAGTTCCAATCAAACATTTTATTGCATCCACAAATAGCAATGATGTATTCCCTGAATATCTGAAATCAGGGACCTTTAAGCCCCGACCGTCCGATCAAACCATCTCAAATGCCATGGATGTGGGCGACCCCAGCAACCTCTCAAGGATTCGATATTTGTTTGATGATGATATCAACAGGATTCGGGCAGAAATCAGCAGCTGGAGTTTCGATGATATCAAGACCAGAGAGATGATCCGACAGATATTCAATAAATATGACTACATCATTGATCCCCATACAGCAGTGGGTATCCTGGGTTTAGAAAAATATCAAGAGGTGCATCAATCCACCCTGCCGGGAGTGGTAATTTCCACAGCGCATCCAGCAAAATTCCCTGAAAGTGTTGAACCAGTTATTGGAAAGAAAATACCAGTGCCACCCCAACTGGCTCAGTATCTAAAAAGAAAAAAGCAGGCGGTGCAAATGTCAACAGAGTATGAGGATTTCAGGCAGTATTTAAGGGATGCTCTGGATTAA
- a CDS encoding homoserine kinase has product MKKAVRAYAPASVANASSGFDVLGFALEEPGDIVIAKPSDVPGIKIFPLTGAFSSLPNDPKFNTAGVAVQALMDAKNISLGMELEIRKGVPIVGGMGSSASSAVAAVIAVNELFDLQLVPRELLPFVLESERVATGVPHADNAAPSLLGGFTLIHSLDPLDVVSLATPAAFTCALVHPHMHIKTRDAREILPKSVPMGTATRQMGHIAGFVAGLYQEDFDLISRSFVDELAEPYRGQLIPGYERVKAAALEQGALGCGISGSGPSMFALCPDADIAHRAGYAMEQVFLEEGLESDLFISAISQQGARILE; this is encoded by the coding sequence GTGAAAAAAGCAGTTCGTGCCTATGCCCCGGCCAGCGTAGCCAATGCATCGAGTGGTTTTGATGTTCTTGGTTTTGCCCTTGAAGAGCCAGGGGATATCGTCATTGCCAAGCCTTCAGATGTTCCTGGGATTAAAATTTTTCCTCTAACAGGGGCTTTCAGCTCCCTACCCAATGATCCAAAGTTCAACACGGCAGGTGTTGCTGTCCAGGCGCTTATGGACGCTAAAAATATTTCTCTGGGGATGGAGTTGGAAATTAGAAAGGGTGTTCCCATTGTGGGAGGTATGGGGTCGAGTGCGTCAAGCGCTGTAGCAGCTGTTATAGCTGTTAATGAGTTATTCGATTTACAACTGGTTCCCCGTGAGCTTCTTCCTTTTGTTCTGGAAAGCGAGCGAGTTGCAACAGGTGTTCCCCATGCAGATAATGCTGCACCCTCACTTCTTGGTGGATTTACTTTGATACATAGCCTGGATCCCCTTGATGTTGTTTCCCTGGCAACCCCGGCGGCCTTTACTTGTGCTCTGGTGCATCCCCACATGCATATCAAAACCAGGGATGCCCGAGAAATTTTGCCTAAATCGGTACCCATGGGAACAGCCACCAGACAAATGGGCCATATCGCCGGTTTTGTTGCTGGTTTGTATCAAGAGGATTTTGATCTCATCAGCCGCTCCTTCGTTGATGAACTGGCTGAACCGTATCGGGGACAATTAATACCTGGTTATGAGAGGGTCAAAGCTGCTGCTCTGGAACAGGGTGCGCTGGGATGTGGGATTTCCGGTTCAGGACCTTCCATGTTTGCTTTGTGTCCAGATGCGGATATTGCCCACAGGGCAGGTTATGCCATGGAGCAGGTTTTTCTCGAGGAGGGTCTTGAAAGCGACCTGTTTATTTCTGCCATCAGCCAGCAGGGTGCCAGAATCCTGGAATAA
- a CDS encoding aspartate kinase, producing MKIMKFGGSSIATPERLAAVLELIRKAEKETQIAVVVSAFGGVTDQLIKMVELADNGDDAYEIEFKSFRAKHAGMIKAMTTNHRQEILLQNVKKYTARLGEILRGVYLVRHVAPKTYNQILSYGERLSARIITASLVELGSEAEFIDSRHFVRTDDNYSSGRVDFEVTNKNISTYFKEHDSTQIITGFIASNSQGETTTLGRSGSDYSAAIFGAALGASEIEIWTDVDGILTANPREVPAAYPIPVMTYEDAMEMSHFGAKVIFPPTIQPAMQAGIPIRILNTFNPEFPGTLIAKEGQDMDYRITGISSMSSISLIRIQGSGMIGKTGLTGRIFMAMANADVGVMLISLASSEHSICFAVEPESAEKAKAALEKEFELEMQVHGIAQILIEDNLCIVAVVGENMRHTPGISGKVFGALGELGVNVVAIAQGSSERNISIVISRDDEVRVKRELHRRFFDDC from the coding sequence ATGAAAATAATGAAATTCGGTGGTTCCTCGATTGCCACCCCAGAACGCCTCGCTGCAGTTTTGGAACTTATCAGGAAAGCAGAAAAAGAAACTCAAATTGCTGTGGTTGTATCCGCCTTTGGGGGCGTAACAGATCAATTAATAAAGATGGTAGAGCTGGCGGACAACGGTGATGATGCCTACGAAATAGAGTTTAAATCGTTTCGGGCGAAGCATGCTGGTATGATCAAGGCCATGACCACAAATCATCGTCAGGAAATACTACTACAAAACGTAAAGAAGTACACGGCTAGACTGGGTGAGATCCTGAGAGGGGTCTATCTGGTCAGACATGTTGCCCCCAAGACATACAATCAGATTTTGAGTTATGGAGAACGTCTTTCGGCCCGAATTATTACTGCCAGTCTTGTAGAATTGGGCAGTGAGGCAGAATTTATTGACAGCAGACATTTTGTGAGGACGGATGATAATTATAGTTCTGGTAGAGTAGATTTTGAAGTAACCAACAAGAATATCTCCACCTATTTCAAGGAACATGATTCCACACAAATTATAACTGGATTTATTGCCTCAAATAGCCAGGGTGAGACAACGACGCTAGGGCGTAGCGGCTCTGATTATTCTGCGGCTATATTTGGAGCAGCCCTGGGAGCCAGTGAAATAGAAATCTGGACGGATGTTGATGGCATTCTCACAGCCAATCCCCGTGAAGTTCCAGCGGCCTATCCCATTCCAGTTATGACCTATGAAGATGCCATGGAAATGTCCCATTTTGGCGCCAAGGTCATCTTTCCTCCCACCATACAGCCTGCCATGCAGGCAGGAATTCCCATTCGTATTTTGAACACTTTCAATCCCGAATTTCCTGGAACCTTGATTGCCAAAGAGGGGCAGGATATGGATTATCGAATCACTGGAATTTCAAGCATGAGTTCCATTTCATTGATCCGGATTCAGGGGAGTGGGATGATTGGCAAGACCGGGTTGACCGGCAGGATTTTTATGGCCATGGCTAATGCTGATGTGGGCGTCATGCTCATTTCTCTGGCCTCCAGTGAACATTCCATCTGTTTTGCTGTCGAGCCCGAAAGCGCTGAAAAAGCAAAAGCAGCCCTGGAAAAGGAATTTGAACTGGAGATGCAAGTCCATGGGATTGCCCAAATTCTCATCGAGGATAACCTGTGTATTGTAGCTGTGGTTGGTGAGAATATGCGACATACACCAGGCATTTCAGGGAAGGTTTTTGGTGCTCTGGGGGAGCTCGGTGTAAATGTTGTAGCCATAGCCCAGGGCTCTTCTGAGCGTAATATTTCAATTGTTATCTCCAGAGACGATGAAGTCCGGGTCAAACGTGAATTACACCGTAGATTCTTCGATGATTGCTGA
- a CDS encoding branched-chain amino acid transaminase, with translation MPNHCEKIWFNGKIVNWNQATTHVMSHGLHYGSGIFEGVKCYTTEDGPAIFKLEEHIDRLFTSAKIYRINLPFSKEDMLKGCLDIIKENGIENGYIRPVAFYGYDTLGVHPKDCPVEVSIGAFDWGAYLGQDALVKGVRVTVSPWRKFHSSSFPTTAKANGQYLNSLLAVQDAKSKGFDEGLLLNQEGTIAEGAGQNIFLIKNGKLYTNAEDSSILMGITRETVIHIARDLGFRVKVGRLSVGQLLSADEAFFTGTASEVTPIRELDHRVVGPGGRGPITEKLQTAYMDAVHGRNPQYKSWLTYVNES, from the coding sequence ATGCCGAATCATTGTGAAAAAATTTGGTTTAACGGGAAAATTGTGAATTGGAATCAGGCTACCACACATGTTATGTCTCACGGATTGCATTATGGAAGTGGCATCTTTGAAGGGGTCAAGTGCTATACCACAGAAGATGGTCCTGCCATTTTTAAACTGGAAGAACATATAGATCGCCTTTTCACTTCAGCAAAAATCTATCGCATAAATCTTCCCTTCAGCAAAGAAGACATGCTCAAGGGCTGTCTTGATATTATCAAAGAAAATGGGATTGAAAACGGCTACATCAGACCCGTTGCCTTTTATGGATATGATACACTGGGGGTTCATCCAAAAGATTGTCCTGTGGAAGTATCCATTGGTGCTTTTGACTGGGGTGCCTATCTGGGTCAGGATGCCCTGGTGAAGGGTGTCCGAGTAACTGTATCGCCTTGGCGAAAGTTTCATTCCAGTTCGTTTCCCACGACTGCCAAGGCCAACGGTCAATATTTGAACTCGCTTCTGGCTGTGCAGGATGCCAAATCCAAGGGTTTTGATGAGGGTCTCCTTTTAAATCAGGAAGGCACAATAGCAGAGGGTGCTGGTCAGAATATTTTTCTCATCAAAAATGGAAAACTCTATACCAACGCTGAAGACTCTTCCATCCTCATGGGCATCACGAGAGAAACGGTTATTCATATTGCACGTGATCTTGGATTCAGGGTTAAAGTTGGACGGCTTTCAGTAGGGCAGTTATTGTCTGCTGATGAAGCCTTTTTCACTGGAACGGCCAGCGAAGTGACCCCCATTCGGGAGCTGGATCACCGAGTGGTAGGCCCTGGCGGCAGGGGACCCATCACTGAGAAATTGCAGACAGCTTATATGGATGCTGTACATGGTCGTAATCCCCAATACAAATCCTGGCTAACCTATGTCAATGAGTCCTGA
- a CDS encoding citramalate synthase, which produces MSDHRTIELFDSTLRDGTQGEGVNLSVDDKLHIAQRLDEFGIGVLEGGWPGSNPRDQEFFARARKMTWQQAKICAFGSTARTIEGVTSDPNLNALLKAETEVVSIFGKTWRLHAEKGLGLTSTQNSELIERSVAYLVQEGRRVVFDAEHFFDGYKDSPEFAMEMLRAAQAGGADTLVLCDTNGGTLPHEVAQATQHVLDTFHVPVGIHAHNDGGMAAANTIIAVQTGANHVQGTMNGVGERCGNANLSTVIPNLLLKLGLDLKHPVDLTQLTKMANYVFEIMNLHPDDRAPFVGKSAFAHKGGIHVSAVMKDSRMYEHIIPTDVGAKQRVLISDLSGQSNIRYKAEELDINLQNSRGELPKQVVQHIKEMEHGGYQYEAAEASFELILKEQMGSFSPFFEVEDSRVIVSYEREGHNLADAMLKVRVNGEVEHTAADGVGPVNALNKALQKALTRFYPQLSDVHLKDYKVRVLDGTNGTRAVVRVLIESTDGEQSWSTVGVSENIIEASWQALVDSLNYKLMKSKIKNKNVKKQDV; this is translated from the coding sequence GTGTCTGACCATAGAACCATTGAGTTATTTGATTCAACCCTGAGAGACGGTACCCAGGGAGAAGGCGTAAATCTTTCAGTAGATGATAAGCTCCACATTGCCCAGCGTCTGGATGAGTTCGGTATTGGTGTGCTTGAGGGAGGCTGGCCTGGCTCAAATCCCAGGGATCAGGAGTTTTTTGCCCGGGCCAGGAAGATGACCTGGCAACAGGCTAAAATTTGTGCCTTTGGCTCTACGGCCAGAACGATTGAGGGCGTTACCTCAGACCCAAATCTGAATGCTTTGCTAAAAGCCGAAACCGAGGTGGTTTCCATCTTCGGAAAGACCTGGCGACTGCATGCTGAGAAGGGTCTGGGTCTTACTTCCACCCAGAATTCAGAATTGATTGAAAGATCAGTGGCCTATCTGGTCCAGGAAGGCCGTCGGGTTGTTTTTGATGCGGAGCATTTCTTTGATGGCTATAAGGATTCACCAGAGTTCGCCATGGAAATGCTCAGGGCCGCCCAGGCCGGGGGCGCCGATACGCTGGTATTATGTGACACCAATGGTGGAACATTGCCCCATGAAGTTGCACAGGCAACCCAGCATGTATTGGATACTTTTCATGTCCCAGTTGGAATTCACGCCCACAATGATGGGGGCATGGCTGCGGCCAACACCATTATAGCCGTCCAAACAGGTGCCAATCATGTCCAGGGAACCATGAATGGTGTGGGAGAGCGTTGTGGGAATGCCAATCTCAGCACCGTTATTCCAAATCTACTTTTGAAGCTTGGTCTTGACCTGAAACATCCTGTTGATCTTACTCAACTAACAAAAATGGCCAACTATGTCTTCGAAATCATGAATCTACATCCCGATGATCGGGCTCCCTTTGTGGGAAAATCAGCCTTTGCCCACAAGGGTGGCATTCATGTCAGTGCCGTGATGAAAGATAGCCGTATGTACGAGCATATTATCCCCACAGATGTGGGAGCCAAACAGCGGGTGCTTATTTCAGACCTTTCAGGACAGAGTAATATCCGCTACAAGGCCGAAGAACTTGATATCAATCTCCAGAATAGCAGAGGTGAACTTCCCAAACAAGTGGTCCAGCACATTAAGGAAATGGAGCATGGCGGATATCAATATGAAGCTGCTGAAGCTTCTTTTGAACTCATTCTCAAGGAGCAAATGGGAAGTTTTTCACCCTTCTTTGAGGTTGAGGACTCCAGGGTGATTGTCAGTTATGAAAGAGAAGGGCACAACCTGGCAGATGCCATGCTCAAGGTGCGGGTCAATGGGGAGGTTGAACACACCGCAGCTGATGGAGTGGGACCTGTGAACGCCCTGAATAAGGCACTCCAGAAAGCGTTGACACGTTTTTATCCACAATTGTCCGATGTACACTTGAAAGACTACAAGGTACGAGTCCTGGATGGTACCAATGGAACCAGAGCGGTGGTCAGGGTGCTCATCGAGAGTACTGATGGAGAACAGAGTTGGTCCACAGTTGGCGTTTCCGAAAACATAATTGAGGCAAGCTGGCAGGCGCTGGTTGACAGCCTGAACTATAAGCTGATGAAATCAAAAATTAAGAACAAGAATGTTAAGAAACAGGATGTGTAA
- the leuD gene encoding 3-isopropylmalate dehydratase small subunit, with amino-acid sequence MQKFTSHHGLVAPLDRSNVDTDAIIPKQFLKSIRRTGFGPYLFDEWRYLDHGEPGQDCSSRPLNQDFVLNDGRYQGATVLLTRENFGCGSSREHAPWALLDYGFKVILAESFADIFYSNCFKNGMLPIVLSSPQIEELFKATVSIPGFTLSVDLEEQTVTSSAGTRFGFDLDAYRKYSLLNGLDEIGQTLSYKQEIADFESKHLKKNSWLTQEVR; translated from the coding sequence ATGCAGAAATTTACATCACATCATGGTTTGGTAGCTCCCCTGGATAGATCCAACGTGGACACTGATGCCATCATCCCCAAGCAATTCCTGAAATCAATCCGCAGAACAGGTTTTGGTCCCTATTTATTTGACGAATGGCGCTATCTGGATCATGGCGAACCTGGTCAGGATTGCAGTAGTCGCCCACTGAATCAAGACTTTGTCCTCAATGATGGGCGCTATCAAGGCGCTACCGTATTATTAACCAGAGAGAATTTTGGATGTGGATCCAGTCGTGAACATGCTCCCTGGGCACTACTGGATTATGGGTTTAAGGTCATTCTGGCAGAGAGCTTTGCGGACATCTTTTATTCGAACTGCTTCAAAAATGGCATGCTGCCAATTGTTCTCTCATCCCCTCAAATTGAGGAGCTATTCAAAGCGACGGTGAGCATTCCTGGCTTTACACTCAGTGTTGATCTTGAGGAGCAAACGGTTACCAGTAGTGCGGGAACTCGCTTTGGGTTTGATCTGGATGCATATCGAAAATACAGTCTGCTGAATGGTTTGGATGAAATTGGCCAAACCCTCTCCTACAAACAGGAAATTGCTGATTTTGAAAGCAAACACCTCAAAAAAAATAGCTGGCTAACCCAAGAGGTGCGTTGA
- the leuC gene encoding 3-isopropylmalate dehydratase large subunit encodes MAGKTLYDKLWESHEVRKNDNGTSLLYIDRQLIHEVTSPQAFEGLRMNKRAPWRKDANVAVPDHNIPTKDRDKGVEDPVSKLQIDTLASNTAELGITNFDMSDPRQGIVHVIGPEQGITLPGMTIVCGDSHTSTHGALGALAFGIGTSEVEHVLATQCLVQEKSKNMLVQVDGAFHAGVTAKDLILAIIGQIGTAGGTGYAIEFGGEAIRMMSMEGRMTVCNMTIEAGARAGLIAVDDTTIAYVKGRNFAPRASAWETAESYWRTLQSDADATYDKTVVIDASDLKPMVTWGTSPEMVAPVDGFVPDASDPNKAEQINNALKYMGLTPGMPIQQITFDKIFIGSCTNSRIEDLREAARIVKGQSIATNISLAMVVPGSGPVKAQAEAEGLDKIFLDAGFEWREPGCSMCLAMNADRLEPGERCASTSNRNFEGRQGQGGRTHLLSPAMAAAAAITGHVTDVTKYYEN; translated from the coding sequence ATGGCAGGAAAAACATTATACGATAAGCTCTGGGAAAGCCATGAAGTTCGGAAGAACGACAACGGTACCAGTCTGCTATATATCGATCGACAATTGATACACGAAGTCACATCACCTCAAGCCTTTGAAGGTCTCAGGATGAACAAAAGAGCCCCGTGGCGCAAAGATGCAAATGTGGCCGTTCCTGATCACAACATTCCCACCAAAGATCGGGACAAAGGTGTTGAAGACCCGGTCTCAAAACTCCAAATAGACACGCTGGCCAGTAATACTGCTGAATTGGGCATCACCAATTTTGATATGTCTGACCCGCGTCAGGGGATTGTCCATGTCATTGGTCCCGAACAGGGTATAACCCTGCCTGGTATGACCATCGTTTGCGGCGATTCTCATACCTCAACCCACGGTGCTCTGGGTGCCCTGGCCTTTGGAATCGGCACCTCGGAAGTTGAACATGTCCTGGCAACCCAATGTCTGGTGCAGGAAAAATCAAAAAACATGCTGGTGCAGGTGGATGGAGCGTTTCATGCAGGGGTCACAGCCAAGGATTTGATCCTGGCTATCATTGGCCAAATCGGCACTGCAGGTGGGACCGGTTATGCCATCGAATTTGGTGGTGAAGCCATCCGGATGATGTCCATGGAAGGTCGCATGACGGTCTGTAACATGACCATCGAAGCAGGCGCCAGGGCTGGTCTTATTGCAGTGGATGATACCACCATTGCATATGTCAAGGGACGCAACTTTGCTCCCAGGGCATCCGCCTGGGAAACTGCAGAATCATATTGGAGAACCCTCCAATCTGACGCCGATGCAACATATGATAAAACCGTTGTGATTGATGCATCAGACCTCAAGCCCATGGTTACCTGGGGAACCTCACCAGAGATGGTGGCTCCAGTAGATGGCTTTGTGCCAGATGCCTCCGACCCCAATAAAGCTGAACAAATCAATAATGCGCTGAAGTATATGGGTCTTACTCCTGGCATGCCCATTCAACAAATAACCTTTGATAAAATATTTATCGGCTCCTGCACCAATTCACGTATTGAAGACCTCAGGGAAGCAGCCCGCATCGTAAAGGGCCAGAGCATCGCCACAAATATTTCACTGGCCATGGTGGTCCCTGGATCAGGTCCTGTGAAAGCCCAGGCAGAAGCAGAGGGTCTGGATAAGATTTTCCTGGATGCAGGTTTTGAGTGGCGAGAACCAGGATGTTCCATGTGTCTGGCTATGAATGCAGATCGTCTGGAGCCTGGTGAACGCTGTGCTTCAACTTCAAATCGAAACTTTGAAGGACGCCAGGGGCAGGGGGGGCGAACCCATCTTTTAAGTCCTGCCATGGCCGCAGCCGCAGCTATAACTGGTCATGTCACCGATGTCACTAAATATTACGAGAACTAA
- a CDS encoding 2-isopropylmalate synthase → MSDKVIVFDTTLRDGEQSPGASLTLLEKVEIARQLDKLGVDVIEAGFPISSPTQFNAVQRIGGEVSAVVAGLARALEPDIDAVRRALEQAEKYRIHTFMGTSDIHITQKFGSNRYGKNLAEKRQKVLEMACDAVAYAKTFTPDVEFSPEDAGRTDIDYLVEITEAVIAAGATTVNIPDTTGYTFPVEFGQKIAALKERVPNIDQAVISVHCHNDLGLAVANSLTAISQGARQVECTINGIGERAGNASLEEIVMALKIRADLWNCHTDIHTQEIMNTSRMVSMYTGMLVQPNKAIVGENAFAHEAGIHQDGMLKNRNTYEIMNPDSIGIGESKIVLGRHSGRAGLKSRLEALGYHLDKEHLKIIYKAFVVLADKKKEVFDEDLRAIMGEVLDQEDAFYKLDYLHVNLGTTTIPVAIVRVLTPEGEYQDSATGDGPVAACFRAIARALGIRQQFKLEYYQVRSITRGKSALGEVTLRLHHNGDIYAGRGISTDTIEASAKAYLEALNQHKKKQELDLTTETVKEHV, encoded by the coding sequence ATGAGTGATAAAGTAATCGTATTTGACACCACCCTCAGGGATGGTGAACAATCACCAGGTGCTTCTCTGACCTTGCTTGAGAAGGTGGAAATTGCACGTCAGCTCGATAAACTCGGTGTAGATGTGATCGAGGCAGGATTTCCCATTTCATCACCAACTCAATTCAATGCTGTCCAACGTATTGGTGGCGAAGTGTCAGCTGTGGTGGCCGGGTTGGCCAGGGCTCTTGAGCCAGATATTGATGCTGTCAGACGTGCCCTGGAGCAAGCAGAAAAGTACCGGATCCATACCTTTATGGGTACCTCAGATATCCATATCACTCAAAAATTCGGAAGCAATCGTTATGGTAAAAATCTGGCTGAAAAACGCCAGAAAGTCCTGGAGATGGCCTGTGATGCTGTGGCTTATGCCAAGACTTTTACCCCAGATGTGGAGTTCTCTCCAGAGGATGCAGGACGAACTGATATAGACTATCTCGTTGAAATCACTGAAGCAGTGATTGCTGCTGGAGCTACCACAGTCAACATTCCTGATACCACAGGTTATACCTTTCCAGTAGAGTTCGGTCAAAAGATTGCCGCATTGAAAGAAAGAGTTCCCAACATCGATCAAGCCGTTATCAGTGTACACTGTCACAACGATCTTGGATTGGCTGTCGCCAACTCATTAACGGCGATCTCTCAAGGAGCCAGACAAGTTGAATGTACAATCAATGGGATTGGCGAACGGGCCGGGAACGCTTCCCTGGAAGAGATCGTCATGGCCTTGAAGATTCGAGCTGATTTATGGAATTGTCATACCGACATCCATACTCAGGAAATAATGAACACCAGCCGCATGGTGTCCATGTACACCGGCATGTTGGTCCAGCCCAATAAGGCCATTGTTGGTGAAAATGCCTTTGCCCATGAAGCTGGAATTCATCAGGATGGCATGCTTAAAAACCGAAATACCTATGAGATCATGAATCCAGATTCAATTGGAATTGGAGAAAGTAAAATTGTCCTTGGTCGACATTCTGGAAGGGCTGGCTTGAAATCTCGCCTGGAAGCGCTGGGATATCATCTGGATAAAGAACACCTCAAAATCATCTACAAAGCATTTGTGGTACTGGCAGACAAAAAAAAGGAAGTCTTTGATGAAGACCTTCGCGCCATCATGGGTGAAGTTCTTGACCAGGAAGATGCTTTCTACAAGCTGGACTATTTGCATGTCAATCTTGGAACCACCACCATTCCTGTGGCCATCGTACGCGTCTTAACACCTGAGGGGGAATATCAGGATTCAGCCACTGGGGATGGTCCGGTTGCAGCCTGTTTCAGAGCCATTGCACGAGCCCTGGGTATTCGCCAGCAGTTCAAGCTTGAATACTATCAGGTTCGTTCCATTACCCGTGGAAAAAGCGCTCTGGGAGAGGTGACCTTGAGGCTGCATCACAATGGGGACATCTATGCCGGTCGTGGAATCTCCACAGACACCATTGAGGCCAGCGCCAAAGCCTATCTGGAAGCCCTGAATCAGCACAAAAAGAAACAGGAATTAGATCTAACTACTGAAACGGTGAAAGAACACGTCTAA